AGGCTCTAAACGCCATTGGATGAAGCTTCGGTGGCAGGTCAGCAGACGTGGAGTATGCCCAAGTTCGGCGATCAGGGAGAGTTCGCCAGTCGTGACATGCGGCATCTCTGTATCCATCGGCAGGTTCACTGACGCTTCCTTCTCGCTCTTGAACCTATCGGAGACTCGACTGAGAAACTTGGCCGCGTTGGTTGATTCAGTCAGGTTGTACACCGTGCGGCAGGGCTACCGCTGTGGGGCCTCGCCCCACAGTGACCAGCGCCACTTCAGGCTCAAAGGCAAGAGAGTCGTTCCCGCTTGGTCTCTTGCTCATCGTTTCTCCTGCCCAGCAGCTGTTCCAACTGCTGCCAAGCGAAACTTCCACCTATCTCGCTGGCTTGCTCTTTCCCGAGTCATCTCTGGGTGTCAGGGTCTTTAATTTTGTTGAGGCTTAGGGTATGTGCCAAGTTCAAATCTATAGAGCTGCTTCCACGCGTGTGGAATCACCTCTCTTCTTTGTTTGACCGCATCTTCTGGCGGTGAACCGGATCCACGTTACCGAAAAAACGCTCTAGAAGGACCCGACATGAACGTGCGTAAAGCTGTAATTCTCGCTGGTGGATACGGCACTCGACTATCAGAGGAAACCGGTTTACGCCCGAAACCATTAGTAGAAATCGGCGGTCGCCCTATACTCTGGCACATAATGAAGACGTATTACCATCATGGCATTTCAGAATTCATTATTTGTCTAGGCTACAAAGGGTATATGATAAAGGAATACTTCTCCAATTATTTTCTTCATATGTCCGATGTTACCTTTGACTTCAATGACAATAGCACGACGATTCATGATCGCCGCTCAGAGCGCTGGAAGGTAACCCTTGTCGACACGGGCCAAGACACAATGACCGGAGGACGCCTCAAGCGTATCGCTCCCTACGTGGGCGATGAGACGTTTTGCATGACCTATGGCGATGGCGTTGGTAGCATCGATATCGGCAAGCTAATCCGGCATCACGCCGACAGGGGGCGCGATGCCACGGTCACTCTCGTCAGACCCCCCGGACGTTTCGGTGCGGCTGACCTTGATGGCGACACCGTCCACGGGTTTAAAGAAAAGCCAACCGGCGGCAGTGGCTGGATCAATGCTGGATATTTCGTCCTGGCTCCGTCGGTGTTCGACATAATCGAAGGAGATGCAACGATATGGGAGCGCGAACCATTGGAGCGCCTCGCAGCGAAGGGGCAGTTGAGCGGGTATCAACACGAGGGGTTCTGGGAGCCCATGGACACGTTGCGTGACAAAAACAACCTTGAGGACTTGTGGGCTCGCGGTTCGGCGCCGTGGCGCGTTTGGGAGTGAGTGATCTATGGGTAGGCTCTCAGCGTCCCAAGCGCTAGACAGTTACAAGTCTCGGCGCGTCCTTGTTACTGGCCATACAGGCTTCAAGGGTTCATGGCTCACGGGTTGGCTGCATGCACTCGGCGCTGAGGTGACCGGCTTCTCGCTCGCGCCGGATCAGGGGCCTGACAACCTGTTCGATCAGGCTGGGATCGACGGATTGTGCTGTTCACGAATTGGAGACATTCGCAATTTCGATGCCGTTCGCAGTACATTTGAGGAATCGCGTCCAGAGATTGTGCTGCACCTCGCCGCTCAGCCGCTGGTACCGCGGAGTTACGCCGATCCAGTCGGCACCATGGCAACAAACGTGCTCGGAACCACACACGTTCTAGAGGCTGCGCGGCTCTGCTCCAGCGTCAATGCAGTTGTATGTGTAACGACAGACAAGGTTTACCGTAATCACGAGTGGGCTTGGCCATATCGTGAAACGGACGAACTCGGCGGCTTCGATCCATACAGCGCGAGCAAAGCCGGGGCCGAGATGGTTGCCCGATCTTACCGGACTGCTCTTGCACCAAAGGATAGGCCTTTTGCACTCGCTACCGCACGCGGTGGGAATGTGTTAGGAGGAGGCGACTGGTCAGCTGATCGCCTTGTGCCGGATATGGTGCGAGCGCTTCGTGCCGGCGTCCCTCTTGAGATCCGCCATCCGAACGCAATCCGTCCGTGGCAGCACGTCCTCGACCTCTGCTATGCCTACCTGCTCATTGGAGCCGTTCTCCGGGAGCGCGCCGATGGTGTTGACGTTGAGGCCTGGAATATTGGCCCTGATCCGAGCACCTCCATCCCGGTTCAGTCGCTAGCGAGCCTGTTCTTCCGGGCTTGGGGGGCACCAGATCACCCTATCACCTCTACCGACGCGGTTGGCTTTGAATCGCGTACTCTGTCGCTCGACTCGTCACTGGCCCGCAGCCGCCTCGGCTGGGCACCTGTGCTCGGGGCAGAGGAAATCGTCCGCCTTTCCGCTCAATGGTACCGCGGATATGTGAATGAGCCCAACCAGGCCCGTGTCCTTATGGATGCGCAACGTACCGCGTTCGAGCAGCGTCTCGTCTCAAGCAATTACTGATTAGCTCTGGAAAATAGCTTATCGCCATGCATCAATTTAGCTCCCCCCCCTGCCGCCACTGCGGTACTGCGTTGAAGCTCACCTTCGCTGACCTCGGATCGACACCGATTTCGAACGATTTCCTATCGGCCGAGCAGGTCAACGGGCCAGACCCTTTCTATCCTCTGCGAGCATTTGTGTGTCAGGAATGTAGACTGGTGCAACTCCAGGACTTTTTCCGCTCGGACGACCTTTTCCGCGAGGATTATGCCTACTTCTCATCGTTCTCGCCCTCATGGCTGCAGCACGCCGAACGTTATGCCGCTGACATGGCAGAGCGATTCAATCTTACCCCACAAAGCCATGTCGTCGAGGTGGCGAGCAATGATGGATATCTTCTGCAATATTTCAAGAAGCGGGGTATTTCGGTTTTGGGCGTGGAGCCAAGCCGGTCGGTAGCAGACGTTGCCGTGGCAGAGCGGCAAATCCCGACCGTGGTCCAGTTCTTCGGTGTCGACACGGCGCGAGCTCTTCTAGCAGATGGCCATGCCGCGGATGTGATGTCTGCTAACAACGTGCTCGCGCATGTGCCCGACATCAACGATTTCGTGGGAGGATTTACGGTTCTGCTGAAGCCGAACGGTGTCGTAACCTTCGAGTTCCCGCACCTTCTCAACCTGATCCGTCTCAACCAATTTGACACCATCTATCACGAGCACTTCTCGTATCTGTCCTTGTTGGCCGTCGAGCGAATTCTCGCGAAGAACGGGCTGCGCGCTTTCGATGTGGAGGAACTTCCGACTCATGGCGGCTCTCTGCGGGTTTTCGCATGCCGCCCGGAGGCCATCCATGCGGAACAGTCCGGGCTCAGTGCTATTCGTGCAAAGGAGGCTGAGGCTGGCCTTGACCGCGACGAAGTTTATTTAGCGTTCGGCGAGAGAGTGCGGGAGACGAAACGCAGCTTACTTGAGCTCCTTATCCGTCTTAAGCGTGAGGGCAAGCACATCGTCGGATACGGCGCGCCGGCGAAAGGCAACACGCTCCTGAATTATTGCGGCATTGGTACCGATATGCTCGACTTCACCGTCGACCGCTCCCCATATAAGCAGGGGCGCTTTCTGCCGGGCACACGCCTCCCCATCCTCGACCCGGCTGCCATTGATCAGGCGCGGCCGGATTATGTGCTGATCTTGCCCTGGAATCTCAAGGAGGAAATCACAGAGCAGTTGGCATCGATCCGCTCCTGGGGCGGGCGCTTCATCGTGCCGATCCCAGTTGCTACTGTGCTCGACTGAAACGTACGCATCCGAGCTGGGCCGTCTTGTAGAATTGAGGCATTTGGAAGAGCACTGGCTATATCGACGTCGATATGGACGGTGTTGTAGCCATGGACATTATCAGGGATCGTGAGCCGGTCAGCCGCCTGGATGTGGTCGACACGGGCCGCCGTCGCCGGTTCAGCGATGAAGCCAAGCTGGCAATTGTGGCCGAGAGCTATCGCGGGCCAAAGCAGGTGTCGGCCACGGCGCGCCGGCACGGGATCACCCGCTTTCAATTGAACAGCTGGCGCAAGGCTCATAGAGAAGGACGGCTTGGCGCTGGTTCATGGGAT
This region of Microvirga mediterraneensis genomic DNA includes:
- the tnpA gene encoding IS66-like element accessory protein TnpA; protein product: MDIIRDREPVSRLDVVDTGRRRRFSDEAKLAIVAESYRGPKQVSATARRHGITRFQLNSWRKAHREGRLGAGSWDGFVPALVVPDARAPLEPSPTAPVPYPPSGLGRMDVVTANGRHVIVDRDVDVDALLRIIRGLEALR
- the rfbG gene encoding CDP-glucose 4,6-dehydratase, with translation MGRLSASQALDSYKSRRVLVTGHTGFKGSWLTGWLHALGAEVTGFSLAPDQGPDNLFDQAGIDGLCCSRIGDIRNFDAVRSTFEESRPEIVLHLAAQPLVPRSYADPVGTMATNVLGTTHVLEAARLCSSVNAVVCVTTDKVYRNHEWAWPYRETDELGGFDPYSASKAGAEMVARSYRTALAPKDRPFALATARGGNVLGGGDWSADRLVPDMVRALRAGVPLEIRHPNAIRPWQHVLDLCYAYLLIGAVLRERADGVDVEAWNIGPDPSTSIPVQSLASLFFRAWGAPDHPITSTDAVGFESRTLSLDSSLARSRLGWAPVLGAEEIVRLSAQWYRGYVNEPNQARVLMDAQRTAFEQRLVSSNY
- a CDS encoding class I SAM-dependent methyltransferase — translated: MHQFSSPPCRHCGTALKLTFADLGSTPISNDFLSAEQVNGPDPFYPLRAFVCQECRLVQLQDFFRSDDLFREDYAYFSSFSPSWLQHAERYAADMAERFNLTPQSHVVEVASNDGYLLQYFKKRGISVLGVEPSRSVADVAVAERQIPTVVQFFGVDTARALLADGHAADVMSANNVLAHVPDINDFVGGFTVLLKPNGVVTFEFPHLLNLIRLNQFDTIYHEHFSYLSLLAVERILAKNGLRAFDVEELPTHGGSLRVFACRPEAIHAEQSGLSAIRAKEAEAGLDRDEVYLAFGERVRETKRSLLELLIRLKREGKHIVGYGAPAKGNTLLNYCGIGTDMLDFTVDRSPYKQGRFLPGTRLPILDPAAIDQARPDYVLILPWNLKEEITEQLASIRSWGGRFIVPIPVATVLD
- the rfbF gene encoding glucose-1-phosphate cytidylyltransferase, producing the protein MNVRKAVILAGGYGTRLSEETGLRPKPLVEIGGRPILWHIMKTYYHHGISEFIICLGYKGYMIKEYFSNYFLHMSDVTFDFNDNSTTIHDRRSERWKVTLVDTGQDTMTGGRLKRIAPYVGDETFCMTYGDGVGSIDIGKLIRHHADRGRDATVTLVRPPGRFGAADLDGDTVHGFKEKPTGGSGWINAGYFVLAPSVFDIIEGDATIWEREPLERLAAKGQLSGYQHEGFWEPMDTLRDKNNLEDLWARGSAPWRVWE